One genomic window of bacterium includes the following:
- a CDS encoding GNAT family N-acetyltransferase produces the protein MLESYYKFVTTAERPDIEPKIHELTSSSWPAFMYENEIADVNFKYLFSDFPEYQFGLIDTRDDSLVAQGNSISFYWDKPVEQLPDEGWEWVLMKGIEDRRAGRTPNYQSALQICISPQLRSKGASGEVVKAMRSLGAKQGIPHMVAPVRPNRKSDYPLIPMDDYIKWKTEEGLPFDAWMRVHARLGARVVSVCHKAFWVKNSIASWEKWTGLRFLQSGQYIIPGALNPIEIDLKADIGTYCEPNVWMYHPPK, from the coding sequence ATGCTTGAATCATACTACAAATTCGTCACCACGGCCGAACGGCCCGATATTGAACCGAAGATCCACGAGTTGACCAGCAGCTCATGGCCGGCTTTCATGTACGAGAATGAGATAGCCGACGTTAATTTCAAGTATCTCTTCTCTGATTTCCCCGAGTACCAGTTCGGCCTGATTGACACCCGCGATGATTCCCTCGTCGCGCAGGGGAATTCCATCAGCTTCTACTGGGATAAACCTGTCGAACAACTTCCCGATGAAGGCTGGGAGTGGGTGCTCATGAAGGGGATCGAAGATCGCCGCGCTGGCCGCACCCCGAACTATCAGTCTGCCCTGCAGATCTGCATCAGCCCCCAGCTCCGCTCCAAAGGAGCGAGCGGCGAGGTAGTCAAAGCGATGCGCTCACTCGGCGCCAAACAGGGTATTCCCCACATGGTCGCTCCGGTACGGCCAAATAGAAAGTCTGATTATCCGCTGATTCCGATGGATGACTACATCAAGTGGAAAACTGAAGAAGGACTCCCCTTTGATGCCTGGATGCGGGTTCATGCCCGGCTCGGCGCACGGGTCGTCTCTGTCTGCCACAAGGCATTCTGGGTCAAAAACAGCATTGCCTCATGGGAGAAATGGACCGGCCTGCGCTTTTTACAATCCGGCCAGTACATTATTCCGGGAGCATTAAATCCAATTGAGATCGATCTGAAAGCGGATATCGGCACCTATTGCGAACCGAATGTCTGGATGTACCATCCGCCGAAATAG
- a CDS encoding pyridoxal phosphate-dependent aminotransferase, with amino-acid sequence MERASRIGSLDISLIRQIAEAAPAGAIPLGIGEPTWDLPAPALKVLHDWSGRAPYGAGTGLPELRQAIATYYGVTVDHVVVTQGSIGGLFSLLQAWVGAGDRVLLPDPGFVTYPNLVRFAQAEPVFYPLNEANRFRLDVAQVLSRLDDKRVKAVIVNHPSNPTGAGCDADDLKRLAEECHARGILLISDEVYRDLYFGHRPAGLREHSPHGVVVSSVSKGWGAPGLRVGWMIGDPELLAPARTVHSYATTSPSYVAQKAALALIENSEEIHLAARRELQARWEALREAKLRYFGIADLPPDGSFYHFMPLPDGAESDPVAFAIKVRDEAGVVVIPGLAFGERGRRYMRVSFAATPEQIDEGIRRLAPYWR; translated from the coding sequence TTGGAACGTGCCTCACGAATTGGATCACTCGACATCAGCCTGATACGGCAGATCGCTGAAGCGGCGCCGGCAGGGGCGATCCCGCTAGGGATCGGTGAGCCGACCTGGGATCTTCCAGCGCCGGCCCTAAAGGTACTGCATGATTGGTCAGGGCGTGCGCCCTATGGAGCGGGGACGGGTCTACCAGAACTTCGGCAGGCAATTGCGACCTATTACGGCGTGACGGTGGACCATGTGGTTGTGACGCAGGGGTCGATCGGCGGACTTTTTTCGCTATTGCAGGCATGGGTAGGAGCCGGGGATAGGGTTCTTCTGCCTGATCCGGGTTTTGTGACCTATCCAAATCTGGTTCGGTTTGCGCAGGCGGAACCGGTCTTCTATCCGCTGAATGAAGCCAATAGATTTCGCCTGGATGTGGCTCAGGTTCTTTCGCGCCTGGATGACAAGCGAGTCAAAGCGGTGATAGTGAATCATCCCTCGAACCCGACTGGTGCAGGGTGTGATGCTGACGATCTGAAAAGACTGGCAGAGGAATGTCACGCTCGGGGGATTCTATTGATCTCGGACGAAGTTTACCGGGACCTCTATTTTGGTCATCGACCGGCGGGACTTCGCGAGCACTCGCCTCATGGTGTGGTAGTCAGTTCGGTCAGCAAAGGATGGGGAGCGCCGGGGTTGCGAGTGGGATGGATGATCGGTGACCCGGAGCTTCTGGCGCCAGCCAGGACAGTCCACAGCTATGCGACGACCTCGCCATCGTATGTGGCGCAGAAGGCGGCGCTGGCGCTGATCGAAAACAGCGAAGAGATACACCTAGCCGCGCGGAGAGAGCTACAGGCGCGGTGGGAGGCGTTACGCGAGGCCAAGCTACGGTATTTTGGGATCGCTGATCTTCCTCCAGATGGATCATTCTACCATTTCATGCCATTGCCGGACGGGGCAGAGAGTGATCCCGTTGCGTTTGCGATCAAAGTACGAGATGAGGCCGGAGTGGTTGTGATCCCGGGTCTGGCGTTTGGCGAACGAGGGAGGAGATATATGCGAGTGAGTTTCGCAGCCACGCCAGAACAGATTGACGAGGGGATCCGCCGCTTGGCACCGTACTGGCGTTGA
- a CDS encoding prephenate dehydrogenase/arogenate dehydrogenase family protein, with product MKKFGEMTGLIVGLGQIGGSIGMELVGRRVVARVIGFDANRGSMSRALERHAVDQTSATLRAGLAQADMVILATPIDVTLRLLPTVLEVLPKGSLCLDVASTKGGIMQLVQKLKPSAGYVSLHPIAGTEGTGIESSQTGLFQDRIITFTQDKSASSAQVRLVKQMIQAIGGKPLLIGAKRHDHLLAQTSHLPYAIATALVQVVAETGRSDKLLQRLAGGSLQSATRVAKSSPELTQNLLQSNRAEVCGAIGRMETELSRLRKMIQSNDSQALAQYVKSAHKRAIKGK from the coding sequence ATGAAGAAATTTGGCGAGATGACCGGGCTGATAGTTGGTCTTGGACAGATCGGCGGTTCGATCGGGATGGAATTAGTGGGGCGACGGGTGGTCGCGCGAGTGATCGGGTTTGATGCGAATCGGGGGAGTATGTCCCGCGCCCTGGAGCGGCATGCGGTCGACCAGACCTCGGCGACTCTCAGAGCGGGTCTTGCGCAGGCCGATATGGTGATCCTCGCGACTCCGATCGACGTCACACTGCGTCTGCTTCCAACTGTGTTGGAAGTCCTCCCGAAGGGGAGTCTGTGTCTGGATGTTGCCAGCACGAAGGGGGGGATCATGCAATTGGTGCAGAAGCTGAAACCATCCGCGGGGTATGTTTCGCTTCATCCGATCGCCGGTACCGAAGGGACTGGGATCGAATCTTCACAGACCGGACTTTTTCAGGATAGGATCATAACATTCACTCAGGATAAAAGTGCATCATCGGCGCAGGTCAGGCTTGTTAAGCAGATGATACAGGCGATCGGCGGGAAGCCGTTGTTGATCGGCGCCAAGCGGCATGACCATCTACTGGCGCAGACAAGTCACCTTCCGTATGCGATCGCGACGGCGCTTGTGCAGGTGGTAGCGGAGACCGGTCGAAGCGACAAGTTGCTCCAGCGATTGGCGGGCGGGAGTTTGCAGAGCGCAACGCGTGTGGCGAAGTCATCGCCGGAGTTGACGCAGAATCTCCTGCAGAGCAATCGGGCGGAAGTGTGCGGCGCGATAGGGAGAATGGAAACGGAGCTGTCCAGATTGCGCAAGATGATCCAGTCGAACGATAGTCAAGCGCTAGCGCAGTATGTTAAATCGGCTCACAAACGGGCAATTAAAGGGAAGTAG
- a CDS encoding YihY/virulence factor BrkB family protein — protein MDVTRTPKKIAAAFSYAWRFLKSMVHKGEEQHIFLMSGGLAFSLVFCIIPLGLIAFSLLGLVFEKTALAAEIGQFIDRAVPHQQFADSLKSVVFARAEEFRVYKGMAGLIGMLGLLLAASGLFSSMRTVLNAIFHASGGSRLYKEKFRDLGIVLLVLLYFVLSIGVVPLIDVALAMASKLKALEWLDLKLAQRYLVHLVTVALILGGYVTLYLAVPQRRQPMRVVMIAGLSATILWFLAKEAFGLYVLHAASLKKIYGAYVVAVMLGLWIYYTSLVFIVGAMIGQVYKELREAQSIEADAS, from the coding sequence ATGGATGTAACACGAACACCTAAGAAGATCGCGGCTGCTTTTTCGTATGCATGGCGGTTTCTGAAATCAATGGTCCACAAGGGGGAGGAGCAGCACATATTCCTGATGTCCGGGGGGCTGGCTTTTTCATTGGTATTCTGCATTATCCCCCTGGGTCTGATCGCTTTCTCCCTGTTAGGACTGGTGTTTGAAAAGACCGCGCTGGCCGCGGAGATCGGTCAGTTTATTGATCGGGCAGTCCCGCACCAGCAGTTTGCGGATTCGCTGAAATCGGTCGTATTTGCCCGAGCGGAGGAGTTCAGGGTCTACAAAGGGATGGCGGGTCTGATCGGTATGCTGGGGCTATTATTGGCCGCCAGCGGATTATTCAGCAGTATGCGAACCGTGCTGAATGCGATCTTTCACGCGTCGGGCGGCTCTCGTCTGTACAAGGAGAAATTTCGCGATCTGGGGATCGTGCTCCTGGTGCTTCTGTATTTTGTCCTCTCGATTGGGGTTGTGCCACTGATCGATGTGGCTTTAGCAATGGCCAGCAAGTTGAAGGCGCTGGAGTGGCTGGATCTTAAATTGGCACAGCGTTATCTCGTACATTTGGTGACAGTAGCTCTTATCCTGGGGGGATATGTGACGCTCTACCTGGCAGTACCACAACGACGACAGCCGATGCGGGTGGTGATGATCGCGGGACTGTCGGCGACCATTCTCTGGTTTCTGGCGAAGGAAGCGTTTGGACTTTATGTGCTTCATGCCGCCAGCCTGAAAAAGATCTATGGCGCGTATGTAGTGGCGGTGATGCTTGGACTCTGGATCTACTACACATCGCTCGTTTTCATTGTCGGGGCGATGATCGGTCAGGTCTACAAAGAGCTGAGGGAAGCGCAAAGTATCGAAGCTGATGCCAGTTGA
- the ettA gene encoding energy-dependent translational throttle protein EttA, which translates to MADKFIFTMLRLNKFYGQKQVLKDINLSFFPGAKIGIVGENGSGKSTVLKIMAGMDDHFQGTAEITPGYKRGIVPQEPRLDETATVKQNLEMAFGEIQQLMAEYDAITAKLAEPLSDAEMDKAMTRMGELQDKLDAADAWNLDQKINRVADALCLPDDDRSVATLSGGEKRRVAICKILLEQPDLVLLDEPTNHLDAETVDWLEAQLKEYPGTVIIVTHDRYFLDNITRWILELESGKGIPWEGNYTSWLEQKLKRLAGEAGQDSPRKRMLERELSWIKMSNKDRHEMSRTRLAEYEQLVAKETAASKEENHVITIAPAPHLGDQVVEFDKVSKGYGDNLLIKEMSFKLPKAAVVGVIGPNGAGKTTLFKMITGDEKPDTGTVAVGPTVKLAFVEQMRDSLNTDLPVIQAVCGGDGDIPFGNRTVPARQYLARFGFKGSDQQKSVQALSGGERNRAHLAQILKAGGNLILLDEPTNDLDVNTLRLLEEAILAFSGCAMIISHDRFFLNRICTHLLVFEGEGNVRWFEGNYQEYEEWRMKELGSGLFENRRNRYRKLSRI; encoded by the coding sequence ATGGCAGATAAGTTCATTTTCACGATGTTGCGCCTGAACAAGTTTTATGGCCAAAAACAGGTGCTGAAAGACATCAACCTCAGTTTCTTCCCGGGCGCGAAGATCGGCATTGTCGGAGAAAACGGTTCAGGAAAATCCACCGTCCTGAAGATCATGGCGGGGATGGATGACCACTTCCAGGGAACCGCCGAGATCACTCCCGGCTACAAGCGCGGGATCGTCCCCCAGGAACCCCGACTCGATGAAACCGCCACCGTCAAACAGAACCTCGAAATGGCGTTCGGTGAGATTCAGCAACTGATGGCCGAATATGATGCCATCACCGCCAAACTGGCCGAACCGCTCTCCGATGCCGAAATGGACAAGGCGATGACCCGCATGGGAGAACTGCAGGACAAGCTCGATGCCGCCGATGCCTGGAATCTCGACCAGAAGATCAACCGCGTCGCCGATGCCCTCTGCCTTCCCGATGACGACCGCTCTGTGGCCACTCTCTCCGGCGGTGAAAAGCGCCGCGTCGCGATCTGCAAGATCCTCCTGGAACAGCCGGACCTCGTCCTCCTCGACGAACCGACCAACCACCTCGATGCTGAGACGGTCGACTGGCTCGAAGCCCAGCTCAAAGAATACCCCGGCACTGTCATCATCGTGACCCACGATCGATATTTCCTGGATAACATCACCCGTTGGATCCTCGAATTGGAGAGCGGCAAAGGAATACCGTGGGAAGGAAACTACACCTCCTGGCTGGAACAGAAACTGAAGCGGTTGGCTGGCGAAGCCGGTCAGGATTCTCCCCGAAAGCGGATGCTCGAGCGCGAACTCTCCTGGATCAAGATGAGCAACAAGGACCGCCACGAAATGTCTCGTACTCGCCTCGCTGAGTACGAACAATTGGTGGCGAAAGAGACGGCCGCGTCAAAAGAAGAAAACCACGTTATCACCATCGCCCCTGCGCCCCACCTCGGCGACCAGGTAGTTGAATTTGACAAGGTCTCCAAAGGGTATGGCGACAACCTACTGATCAAAGAGATGAGCTTCAAACTCCCCAAAGCGGCAGTTGTCGGCGTGATCGGCCCGAACGGTGCCGGCAAAACGACCCTCTTCAAAATGATCACCGGCGATGAAAAACCGGACACCGGCACAGTCGCCGTCGGACCAACCGTCAAGCTGGCGTTTGTTGAACAGATGCGCGACTCGCTCAACACCGACCTCCCCGTGATTCAGGCAGTCTGCGGTGGCGATGGTGACATTCCGTTTGGCAATCGAACCGTCCCGGCTCGTCAATATCTGGCCCGTTTTGGATTCAAAGGCTCGGACCAGCAGAAATCGGTCCAGGCGCTTTCGGGCGGCGAACGCAACCGCGCCCACCTCGCTCAGATCCTCAAAGCCGGAGGCAACCTGATCCTTCTCGACGAACCTACCAACGACCTCGATGTCAACACCCTCCGCCTGCTGGAGGAAGCGATCCTCGCCTTTTCCGGCTGCGCCATGATCATCAGCCACGATCGCTTTTTCCTCAACCGGATCTGCACCCATCTGTTGGTCTTTGAAGGGGAAGGGAATGTCAGGTGGTTCGAAGGTAACTACCAGGAATACGAAGAATGGCGAATGAAGGAATTGGGGAGCGGACTGTTCGAGAATCGCCGAAATCGGTATCGAAAACTCTCGCGTATATAG
- the aroF gene encoding 3-deoxy-7-phosphoheptulonate synthase encodes MIIVMRSDATEERLQHVLERVQELGFRPHLSRGEKKTIIGVVGNGKVVDPAIFQSLIGVESVVPILKPFKLSSREFKPETSVISIGNVKIGGEQVVVMAGPCAVETRDQMMASAEAVAKAGAKILRGGAFKPRTSPYSFQGLGEPGLVILKEVGEQFGLPIVTEVVSPQDVALVASYADVLQVGARNMQNFSLLEECGKSHKPVLLKRGLMATIEELLMSAEYILSNGNPNVLLCERGIRSFEKWTRNTLDISAVPILKQLSHLPVIVDPSHAVGRRELVGPVSKGSIATGADGLIIEVHPDPERALSDGVQSMYPADFAELMDDLEHIAQAVKRTI; translated from the coding sequence ATGATCATCGTAATGCGTTCGGATGCCACCGAAGAACGGCTGCAGCATGTTCTGGAACGGGTGCAGGAGTTGGGCTTTCGCCCACATCTGTCCCGTGGCGAGAAAAAGACGATCATCGGCGTGGTAGGCAATGGCAAGGTAGTCGATCCTGCCATTTTTCAGTCGTTGATCGGGGTCGAGTCAGTGGTGCCGATCCTCAAGCCATTCAAATTGTCGAGCAGGGAGTTCAAACCTGAGACCTCGGTCATTTCTATTGGCAATGTCAAAATAGGCGGGGAACAGGTAGTTGTGATGGCGGGTCCCTGCGCGGTTGAAACGCGAGACCAGATGATGGCCTCGGCAGAGGCTGTCGCCAAGGCGGGGGCGAAGATACTGCGCGGCGGGGCGTTCAAACCGAGAACGTCGCCCTACAGCTTCCAGGGACTGGGTGAGCCGGGACTGGTCATCCTGAAGGAAGTGGGTGAGCAGTTCGGGTTGCCGATCGTCACCGAGGTGGTCTCACCACAAGATGTTGCGTTAGTCGCGAGCTATGCGGATGTTCTTCAGGTGGGAGCGCGCAATATGCAGAACTTCTCGCTACTTGAGGAGTGCGGCAAAAGTCATAAGCCGGTATTGCTCAAGCGGGGGTTGATGGCGACGATCGAAGAACTGCTGATGTCGGCAGAGTATATCCTGTCCAACGGAAATCCCAATGTGCTCTTATGTGAGCGGGGGATCAGGAGTTTCGAGAAGTGGACACGCAACACGCTGGATATCTCGGCGGTGCCGATTCTCAAGCAGTTGAGCCATTTGCCGGTGATCGTCGATCCGAGCCACGCGGTCGGAAGGCGCGAATTGGTTGGGCCGGTATCCAAGGGGTCGATCGCTACTGGTGCTGACGGATTGATAATTGAAGTACACCCCGATCCGGAACGGGCGCTTTCCGATGGTGTGCAGAGTATGTATCCGGCAGATTTTGCCGAACTAATGGATGATCTGGAACATATTGCACAGGCAGTCAAGCGAACGATATGA